GCAAGCGGTCTGATAGGCATACGTATCCATACATAGATAAATATAATCCCTCCGCTAGCATTACCTAGTTCAGGTTCACCGGTCGACAACTCACTAGTTGTCCTCTCAGCTTGATTCGATCAAGCTCCCGTTTGTCTTTAGTTGTACAGTTGAATCATACTAAAGTTTATAACCATTTGCAACTAAAATTCGGAAAATTTAATTGGGCTTGTATGTTCTGACTAGTGTTTGATTTACAAGGTGATTTGTTACTATTTGCTAGTGAATGAGATTGATTAGGTAAAAATAAGCGTGATGCGGGTATCACTGTGGCTGATGAAACTATATCAAACTGTATGAAAGATAAAGCTGGCAGATTCGTTTTGCTTTACGTGTAAAGCTATGTTAAATTTAGAATTGTCAAAATGTTAGCGAACACAAAACAAACATTGGAGTTGGGAGAGAGAAGATGAAGGTAGCTAAATTTGGTGGAACATCAGTAGCGAGTGCAGAACAAATTCGAAAAGTCGCATCAGTGATTACAGATGACCCAGAACGAAAAGTTATTGTCGTTTCAGCACCGGGGAAGCGTAATGATGAAGATACAAAAGTAACGGACTTATTAATAAAACTAGGTGAAACCTATTTAAGCGAAGGCAGTGCAGATGCAGAGTTAGCAGCTGTTGTCGATCGTTATGAACAGATTGCAAAAGGCCTTGAACTGTCAAGTGAAATTATTGATACGATTGAAAGCGATCTTAAAGAGCGCTTAGCCGCTGATACTTCAAATGAAGGTAAGTTTATGGATGCCATTAAGGCAAGCGGTGAGGATAACAATGCAAAATTAATCGCCTTTTATTTGGAGAGTAAGGGAATTGAAGCTCAATATGTGAACCCTAGGGATGCAGGTTTACTTGTAAGTGATGAGCCAGGGAATGCTCAAGTATTGCCGGAAGCCTATGAAAACTTATTCAAGCTTCGTGAGCGTCCAGGAGTTCTTGTCTTCCCAGGATTCTTTGGTTACTCACCAGAAGGAACGCTTGTCACGTTTCCACGTGGAGGCTCTGACATTACGGGTTCAATTGTTGCAGCAGGAATCAAGGCTGATTTGTATGAAAACTTTACAGATGTTGACTCGGTTTATGCAGCTAATCCGAAGGTTGTTGATGGTCCAGTTGAGATAAAACGGTTAACGTATCGTGAAATGCGTGAGCTTTCTTATGCAGGGTTCTCAGTATTCCATGATGAAGCGTTAATCCCAGCATTTAGAAATTCAATTCCTGTCTGTATTAAAAATACGAATAACCCACAAGCGCGGGGAACGATGATTATTGCAGAACGCGAATATATGTTAAACCCTGTTATTGGGATTGCCAGTGATGACGGCTTCTCAACGATCTATGTGCGTAAATACTTAATGAACCGAGAAGTTGGGTTTGGACGTCGTTTGCTAGAAATTATTGAAGATGAAGGGATTTCGTATGAGCATATTCCTTCAGGTATTGACGATACATCTGTCATCCTTCGTCAAGATCAATTAACAGATGAAGCCGAACATCGTATCATTAACCGTATCAATGATGAGTTAGAAGTTGATGATGTTTATATTGAAAAAGATTTCGCTATGATTATGATTGTTGGTGAAGGAATGCATAACACGAAAGGGATTTCAGCTCGTGCAACAACAGCACTAGCCAGAGCTGATGTTAATATTGAGATGATTAACCAAGGTTCATCCGAAGTAAGTTTAGTTTTTGGTGTCCATGAAAAAGATGCTGATAATGCTGTTCGTGAGCTTTATGATGAATTCTTTGGCGAGGCGGATGAATCGCTGCAATAAGAATGAAAGTGCCCCGGGGAAGTGCTTCCTCGGGGTTTTTATAGATGGGGGAGATAGAGTGTGATGCGCTATCATTATTGTCCAAAGTGTGGTGGACGATTAAAGCTTAATGAGCAACTAGAGAAAAATAAACCGATCTGTGAGCAATGTCGGTTTGTGTTTTATCAGAATCCGATTGTTGGTGTAGCAGCCATTGTCATAAAAGATCAGCAGCTTTTACTCGGAAAACGAAACAGCAGCTATAAAGATAAATGGTGTATTCCTTGTGGGTATGTTGAATACGACGAGGATGTTTATGATGCGGTGCAGCGGGAATTTAATGAAGAAACTGGCTTACAAATACAACCACGATCGGTCTATGATGTTCAATCAAATTTTCATAATCCAAAACAGCATACTGTTGGTATTTGGTTTTTGGCCGACGTCGTCGCTGGAACGTTAGCTGCTGGTGATGATCTTGATGACGTGGATTACTTTGATACGCACCGACTTCCTGAACTGGCATTTCCTACTGATCGGATGATTATTAATAAGCTTAAAGAGGGCCGGCTCATTCGATAATTGATAGTAAAAAGCTGTCCTATAAGTGATAGATTACTTATAGAACAGCTTTTTTTATTGATCTTTTTTATTGTTTTGCATAATTAATTGCTTCAGCTCTCTAATTTCCTCTTTTAGTTCAGCTAATTCTTTTTTCGAATCATCTGCTGGATCTGGATCGTTAGTCGCTGCAATTTCCACGTCATTGGCTTTTTCCACATTATTAACGATAACACCGATAAACAAGTTAAAGATAATAAACGTTCCAACGAGAATGAAGGAGACAAAGTATACCCATGACCAAGTCACTTGTTCGAAAATTGGCCTCATGACTCCACTAGCCCACGATTCTAACGTAACAACTTGGAATAGTGTTAGTAATGATAACTGCAAGCTTCCAAAATAGTCAGGCGCAACATCTGCAAACAGCATCGTCCCTGTGACTGCAAAAATGTAAAAGATAATCCCCATGAGTAGCATAATATTACCTAGTGCGGGGATGGTCATTAAGAGCGCATCAACGAGGCGACGTAACGAAGGGATAACTGAGATCGCACGTAAGACACGAAGCACACGCAAAATTCGTAGTACAGTGATGAAATGCGCACCGACAAAGATATGGCTGCTTGCGACAATAATCAAATCAAACCAGTTCCAACCGCTTTTAAAAAAGTCACGTGTAGGCCGAACTGCGGTTAAGCGTAAGGCAATTTCGACGGTGAAAATCCATAAAAGTGCGAGATCAGCATAATAAAACCATTGTTCGTATTGGTCATACAAGTTAGGGTAGGTTTCTAAACCAACAATAATTGCATTAATGATAATTAAAATAATGATCGTTGTTGTAAATGCAGAGTGACCGACAATCGATTGAATATAGGATAAAAGTGAGTTTTTAGATTTGGATTTATTGGCGCTTTGGTTCATTGTTTGGCCCCTCCATAACAACTAAACTAGTATTTTCGAGTATTTGTAATATATTAACGATTAAAATGACACTATTTTTCATTTTACTAAAAATCTATGAGTTTATAAAGGGGCGAGTTTCATACGTTTGTGTTTAACTATCGAATCATTAAGGTAACTATTATACTCTCTAAAAAACGCACGCCTCCTTGTTGTAAGGAAAGCGCGCGTGGGTTTGGTTCTACTAGTTGCGGTTTGGTGGAATTCTACCAAGTTCTTTTGAGCGTGCCGCTGCGTCATGAATAGCTTTTGAGATTGCTTCTTGGAATTTATAGCTTTGTAAAGCAGTAAAACCAGCTTCGGTAGTCCCTCCTGGACTCATTACTTCTTTATAAAGATCGGCGGTCGGTTTTGAAGTAGACTTCAGTCGCTCTGCTGCACCAAAAACAGTTTGAATAATGAGCGTTCTAGCATCCTGTTCGTCTAAACCTAGGTCTTTTGCCGTTTGTTCCATCGCTTCAACAAAGTAGTAAATATATGCAGGACCACTACCTGATAAGCCGGTAACTGCATCGAGTTGCTCTTCATCGACGACGGTAACGGTTCCAATTGCTTCAAATAATTGCTTTGCAATTGTCATATGATCATCATTCGCATAAGCACCAGGTGCGAGTGCGGTAGCTGAGGCTCCCACCTTAGCTGACGTATTTGGCATGACACGAACGACAGGTGCATGGTGACCTAGCCATGATGTTATATGGTCAGTAAGGGTGCCAGCTAAAACCGATAAAAAGAGTTGGTCCTCTGAGGTAAACTCTTTGATCGCTTCAAGTCCTTCTTGTGCATCTTTTGGCTTCATCGCTAACAGGATGAAATCGGCTTGTTTAAGTGCCTGATCTCTTGCAATGACCTGTACACCATACGTTTTGCGAAGTTGCTGTAAGCGCTGTTGGTCCGAGCGATTTGTGACATAGATCTGCTCGGGTAAAAGCAGTTTTTGCTTAATTAAGCCAGCGATAATAGATTCAGCCATTGAGCCTGCGCCAAGAAAGGTTATTTTCTTATTTTCTAGCATAATTTCCTCCTA
Above is a genomic segment from Desertibacillus haloalkaliphilus containing:
- a CDS encoding aspartate kinase, with amino-acid sequence MKVAKFGGTSVASAEQIRKVASVITDDPERKVIVVSAPGKRNDEDTKVTDLLIKLGETYLSEGSADAELAAVVDRYEQIAKGLELSSEIIDTIESDLKERLAADTSNEGKFMDAIKASGEDNNAKLIAFYLESKGIEAQYVNPRDAGLLVSDEPGNAQVLPEAYENLFKLRERPGVLVFPGFFGYSPEGTLVTFPRGGSDITGSIVAAGIKADLYENFTDVDSVYAANPKVVDGPVEIKRLTYREMRELSYAGFSVFHDEALIPAFRNSIPVCIKNTNNPQARGTMIIAEREYMLNPVIGIASDDGFSTIYVRKYLMNREVGFGRRLLEIIEDEGISYEHIPSGIDDTSVILRQDQLTDEAEHRIINRINDELEVDDVYIEKDFAMIMIVGEGMHNTKGISARATTALARADVNIEMINQGSSEVSLVFGVHEKDADNAVRELYDEFFGEADESLQ
- a CDS encoding nucleotide triphosphate diphosphatase NUDT15, which encodes MRYHYCPKCGGRLKLNEQLEKNKPICEQCRFVFYQNPIVGVAAIVIKDQQLLLGKRNSSYKDKWCIPCGYVEYDEDVYDAVQREFNEETGLQIQPRSVYDVQSNFHNPKQHTVGIWFLADVVAGTLAAGDDLDDVDYFDTHRLPELAFPTDRMIINKLKEGRLIR
- a CDS encoding ion transporter; translated protein: MNQSANKSKSKNSLLSYIQSIVGHSAFTTTIIILIIINAIIVGLETYPNLYDQYEQWFYYADLALLWIFTVEIALRLTAVRPTRDFFKSGWNWFDLIIVASSHIFVGAHFITVLRILRVLRVLRAISVIPSLRRLVDALLMTIPALGNIMLLMGIIFYIFAVTGTMLFADVAPDYFGSLQLSLLTLFQVVTLESWASGVMRPIFEQVTWSWVYFVSFILVGTFIIFNLFIGVIVNNVEKANDVEIAATNDPDPADDSKKELAELKEEIRELKQLIMQNNKKDQ
- the proC gene encoding pyrroline-5-carboxylate reductase, with the protein product MLENKKITFLGAGSMAESIIAGLIKQKLLLPEQIYVTNRSDQQRLQQLRKTYGVQVIARDQALKQADFILLAMKPKDAQEGLEAIKEFTSEDQLFLSVLAGTLTDHITSWLGHHAPVVRVMPNTSAKVGASATALAPGAYANDDHMTIAKQLFEAIGTVTVVDEEQLDAVTGLSGSGPAYIYYFVEAMEQTAKDLGLDEQDARTLIIQTVFGAAERLKSTSKPTADLYKEVMSPGGTTEAGFTALQSYKFQEAISKAIHDAAARSKELGRIPPNRN